ACGCAAGCAAGACAGCTTCAGGTCTGGCACCTTGCCCGCATCCTCCGACTTTTGCCGAAACTCGATGCTGCGTCCAGGGACAAACTCTTTGAGCGCTTCACGGAAAACATCAATCCGGCACGACTGCCCAGTCAGCTTGATGATCGAGAATTCAGCCAGCCTTCCCTGTTGGTAAAAATCGTCCAAGAAGACGCGCAAAATCTCGTAAATATCGGCCTTGATCAGGTGATTGATCTCTTTGGCGTTGAAAACGACATCAGGAAAATCAAACACGTCCCGGAAGCGTCCATCCTCCCGTATCGACAACACCCATCGCTCGACTGCCGTCAGCTTTAGATCGGGCTCTTGACGATTTTCTGTATCGGATGTGAAGCGATTGCGCAGAATGCCGGTCTGACGGAAAAACTCTTTTTTCATATGGTCAGCGAGGTCCCACAAAAAGTGAAAATTGTTGCGAACACGCTGATACTCGTCCCGGCTCTTGTTCTCGTACTCCTTGTAGCGAGTCGGCAAAATCGCCTCGGCCTCCCGATATCTCGCTTCGAAGCGTTCATAGATGGAGTCGACGCCGTATTCATCCACGTACCGGAATATTTCCGATCCAGGGATGTCGATGATTTGGTCGATGTCGGTCACTTGCCGCCCTTTTCCGTAATAGTCCGCGAAGACGATTTTCATAAATTGCATGATGCGATACGTAATGTTGTTGCCTCCAAAATTGGTGTCGCCGTTTTCATAGGTCGTATCGATATCGATGCGATAGGAGATATGTCCGTCCTCAATCCGGAAATGGCAGGATGACAGATCCGTCGTGCCTCCGCCGCAATCGATGACGAGCGCTTGATAGGTCTCCCCATCCAGAAAGCTGTTTTTGTCAATTTGATCGGCAATCGTGTTAAATAGGACTGCCATTCCTTCATCGAGGGCGTGCTCTGATTCAATCCGATACTCAGGCAAAATCTCGGTGAACATCTCAAGAAACTGCGTTTTCAGCTTGACCGGACTTGTGATATGCAGATGACGAAAGCGGCATTTGAATTGATGCTCGGCCATTTGTATGACGTGAAGAAGGTATTGGCGCAGGATGTCGCTTCGTTTCACAGTCGCGGTATTTCCTTGGCTGTCCATGACCTCTTCGATCTTGTGATAGCTGTTCACCCAGCGCTTAATGCCTTGAAACACGGTCGCGTTCGTGCTGTATCCATTCTTTTTCATGTGCCGAAGTGCTTCATAGCCGATATGAAAGCGAACGTCATGTGGGGAGGAGCAATCCGCCACGCTGACAGCCGTCGGCAGCACCTCGATCCATTCCTCGTTTTTTTGCGTCGTATCGGGGAAGGAGACGTAATTGATCGCATTCAAGCGTATACGTCCATTCAACAAGTCGTTGCTGGAAGGGGAGCTGACATATTGATGGTCGAGAAAAGCACCCGCTGTCGTCGAGGAGGTACCAAAATCAATCGCGAGAATGGCATCTGTTTCTTCCAATTCCCTGATCTCGAGGTCAGTCACAGGTACTTTGTAGTAGTGGAGATTGACAGGCGGTAACGGATGGTCCTGATGATACGCCTTGTACAAATACTCCGAATCCTGCTTGCGGAAAAAGAGCAGGCTGTAGTTTTGATTGACCGTTTTTCTCAGTTGAGCATCTTGGCAAGCGTGCAGCGTAAAATGCCCGGCTCTCCTATCATCTTTTTCCTTGCGCAGATGCAGAATACCGCATAGCTCCATATGGTCATTCACCAAAAGTACATTGGATTCGGACAAGCCTTTGGAGGACTCGACGTGATAGTTGTCCAGCCTGCCAATGGCAAGACCCATGTACAAGCACATCTTCGCTGGAATTTTGATCACATCTACACCTGGCATCGGTGTGTTTAAATATTTGTGGAGTACGGCTTCGAGGCGTTCAACACCACCTGGTACAGTACTTTCAATCAGGAGGTTTTCTTCTGCACCGCGAAAACGCAGAATCGTATGCAGCAGTCCCTCCCGATCGAGATTGTTCACGACAGAGCCGACCAGCTTCTCCTTGTAACAAATATTGCGGAGCTGAAAGGTCGTCATCTCCATCAGCTCGTCCCGTGTATAGGTCGCTTCGCCTGGATGATTGCGTTGATTTCCATCCCCGCTGCTGCCCTTTTGGAGATGAAGCTTGTATGAATAGGTAGACATCCCAACTCTCCTCTCTCCCGACCTTTTGTTGGGGTCAATCGGTCAAAAACCTCTAGTACAGTGCAACACTGTCGATTTGCATCGTTTCCTCGACATCCAAAATGCCAAAATGGTTTCGCCAATAAATCTCTGTATGGAACCGAACCGGTAGAAAAATATCCTTGATTAAAGCGAGCTTGGCTTGTGCGGTTTCACTCTCCGACTGCCCGACGTAAATCAGCAGCTCATCTTTTTCTTCACAATTGGCGTAAATGGTAGAGTGAGAGAATATTTTTCGCATCGTATCCTTGAGCAGGTACACCGCTTCGCCGGTCTCATACAAGCGCAAAATATTGCCCGCGATAATCTCTCGCTCCTCTTTGGTAAAAAGTCGGATATTTTCCTGTACCCGACTGCCGAACAGCCCCGCTTCCAAGTCGCGCAATACAAAGCGGATGTGGTATTCACGCTTGTTCATCCCTTGCGACAGATCGATCTCGGCCAGCAGATGGATGATGATATCAAACAAGGTATGCCGAAGCTCTGCATCGTCAGAGTAATTGGCGTCAAAAAGGTCACGGAAAATATCGTCGAAGCGATAGTACGGATTCACCTCTACCGTTTTTTCCACCGCTTTGGCGTTGATGGCCTCATGACTCAGCTCCATGTAGGGCGAATATACTTTGGCGGCTTTGAACTGGATGTCTTTATTGGCGATCCCGGCGCGTTTTGCACGAATAACCAAATCCCAGATGTAATTCAAGCCCATTCTCCTTCACACTTGTATTCCGGAAAATACATCTGTACCTCAGAAACGAGGAAGCTCATCATGTCTTGGAGAATAAAGCTGTTCGCCCCGCGTCTCCGAAAGCCGAGAGCCATAATCTTCTTGTCATTTTCTACGCGCACATTATCGCTAATGAACGGATTCAAACCGTATGTAGCGGGAGGACGATTGTTTTTATCCCGAATCTCAACATTCACTAGCTCCAGCTGTTCAGCGGCCTCAAAGGAATGGACGATCCGGATAATCTCTCCTTTGGCCCGTACGGTCATCGCCTGCTTCCGCGCATAGCTCCCAATGAAGCTGTTTTTGCGACGATTGGACACTAATTCGTAATCCAGTCTTCCGATGCGGGTCGTGACAGGCTGCGTAATTTTGCATACATTCCAAACTCCCGACTTCTCTTGAGGCGAGACGATCGTCAGCTCTTCCGGTGACCGCTTGATATAGCGAATCAGCTCTTCATCTCCATCCACCAAATACCCGTGCTCGCTACCCGTCTTACGTAACGACAGGACATGCTCGAAGTTCACCCGGTCAATGGCAGGTACGGGAAAGCCGATGTTTTTTAAAGCCAAGCGCTCGATGTTCCATAACGGGATGACATCCAGCTTTTTGTAAGGCTCCCACTCATCGAGGGTAATCGACATTTCCAGTATCTCTTCGTCTTCTGTAAACGTGCCCTCACAGGCAACCAGAATGACATCGAAAAACTTGCTTGCGTAAGGATGATTCACCGTTTTCCACGGCATCCCGTTCTTTTGAAACATGTTGTACAGCTTTTCTAGCTCATCCATATACACGCGACTTTGTTGGAGGCGCACCTCGATTGGATAGTGATTGCCTGCCGTGTTCAGACGACCCTTGAAGGTTCGCTTGCTCATCATCAGCTCCTGAACCTTGTCGTACTCACACTCTAAAAAGATCGTCATCATGACCGCTTCTTCCTGGTTGCTGAGCTTGACCGCCAACTCTTTGCGATCACATACCTTCTTTTCCTCATCGCCAGGAATCATCGGGTATAAATACTCGTGGATTGGGTCAAAGTCATCGCGGTGGCAGAGGGTCACATAGATGTCATGCTTATCTTCCTTGTCCTCGATCTCGGAAAAAACACGCTCCTCTAGCTTCTTCTGCATCTCCTCCTGGTACTCGACCAGATTGAGGAAGACACCGTTCATGATCTGCTTGAGCAATCTGCGCTGCTCCAGCTCCTCCATTTTGTTTAAACGATCCAGTACGATCTCTTTCATGGCGTTTTCGCTGCCTCCTCCTGTGTCGGGTTGGCTGTAGCTGGTGGATTAGCTTGCGGTGGCTGAACTGGCTGAGTCGCCGGAGCAGTCGCGGCTGGCGGAGCTGCTTGATTGGTCGGCACTACTGGGGGCACCGGAACTAGCTGGTACATTGGAGCCACCGGATTGACTGGGACTGCCTGATTGATCGGAGCTGTTTGGTTCGTCGGTGCCGTCTGATTCACCGGAGCTGTTTGATTTACCGGTGCGGTCTGATTTGCAGGAGCTGTCTGATTAACTGGTGCCCCTTGATTCACCTGAACTGCCGGAGGTTGACTCCCAGCACCCGTCCCTTGCACAGAAGGCTGACCTGCTGGCGCACCTGCCGAAGACGGAGCAGCAGGAGGATTCAGCTTCTCCTCTGCTTTTGTCACCTTGCGCTCCATCGCCAAAACCTTCTCCAGCACACCAATCTCCTGATAAATTTCCTGCGCCATCGTATACGATTGGATCGCTCCCTCGAAGTCTTGTGCTGCATAGCTCTCGTCGCCTTGCTTCTCCAGCTTGTCGCCGTCGAGCGTCTTCTTTTCCTTATCGATACCGGTCTTTTTGGAAGCTACCTCGTCCAGCTTGGTACGCAGCTCCTTTTCTCCTGTTACAAAGGAAGTTTCCAACGCCAGCTTGCGCGCCTTTTGGTAATAGGCTTCTGCACCAGCGTAATCCTGCCCCTCAAACAAGAGATCGCCTTCCTTTTTCCACTGCATGACGAGCACATACGATTGCGTCTTTTCTTTTTTCTCCAAAATCTCCGATTCGTTAAAATCATCGCGCCCTTTCATTTCTTTGAGCGCCTTGTCGTACTTATCCAATGCTTTGGTATACTGCTCATCCTTTACAGCCGTATCTCCATCCACGATCAACTGTGTAATGCGAATCTTTTTGGCCAAGAGAGTAGCCTGAATTTTGTTTTTCACGATATTTGCAGCATTTCGGGCATCGCTGTACGCCTTGAGTGCCTTCGGATAATCGCCCTCCGCAATGAAAGCGTCTCCGGCTGTTTCATGCTCGAACATCCCTGTCGCAGCATCCGCAATGCGCTCCGCTTCCTTCATCTTGAACAGCAGAGCGCCGCCTCCAGCCAAGGCAAGCACGAGAAGGATGAGTGCCACCCTTTTGATGATCCGCCACTTTTTTTGCGGGTCTGTCTTGAAAATTTTGTTCGCAAAAATAGCAGCCGCCGTGTAGTTTTGAACGACATGCTCCTGCTTGCTCAAAAGCACGTCCTCCAGCGTATCGATCCAGGCTTCTGGATCTTTCGCCTCTTGTAGACCGTCCTGCATTTCGGCCGGATTCACCTTTTCCCACAGACCAGGGGTAGCAAGCAGAAAAACATCACCGTCATAGAGCGGGAGCTTCTTGGATACAAACGGACGAAATTCATTGGGTGTCCCCAAATAGCTCAAGAGATTATGGCGCTCCTCGTGCTGATCAAGCGCGTCCTCTGCAATTTCCTCCCCGTCCACCATCTGTTGGGCAAGACTCTGATCCTTGCTCTGCCATTGCAGTCGGCCATTGCGAAACTGATACATCCGGGTGTTACCAGCAACCCCGTACCTCACTCTGGCATAGTCCGTTACGATTACGGTCAGGCTCGCTTTTAGTCTGACGCGATGGCTCTCAGCTTGCAGGACACGATGGGCCTCCTGCAAATAGCGGCGAATGCGATAACGCGAAATGGACGGCTTCTGCAAAAAGTAGCCCAGAACGCTTTTGGCCGCCAACTCTGCACTCTCTACTTCCTGATCGTTATCCAATCCACGGGCGATTACCCAGCACGCGATATCATCCAGCTGTGCGTAGGCAAAGTAATCCTTGTTGCGAACGAAGCTGCCTGATTCGGATAGAAACCCGGTAATGAATTCACTGTTGTCCTTTCTCATTCGTACTACCCGCTCCCCCGTTACCAGCCTTTTTCCAGGATGAGAATGGTTGCGTTGTCCTGATTGGCTTTTTGCTTGCTTTCCACCGCTTCAATGATTTGGTCAGCCGCGTCATGGGCAGCGATATTTTGGAACAAAATCTGCTCCAGCTCCATCTCGGTTAACGTATCGTAAACGCCGTCACTACAGAGAATGACCTTGTCTCCCTTTTCAAGTGGAAACGGCTCACGACCAATTTCGATATTTTGAAAGTTATCGTAGCCCAAGTAGTTGATTAACTGTTTTTTCTGCGGATGCTCCAACGCCTCGTCCTTCGTAATCTCACCGGACAGAAAACGCGCCTCCAGCACCGACTCATAAATGTCTTTTTGATTGATCGGAATGAATTCTCCATTCCGGAAAACGGTAATGATACTGTCTCCAACCGCTCCCCAATACAGCTTGTCCTCAACGATTACGCCAGCGACCAGTGTTGTCCCACCCCGACTTCCTCTTAAGGCCTGCAAAATCTCCGAATTGGCAAGAAAAGCAGCCCGGGAAAAGAAGAGGGAGATATGCTTCGGGTTGTCCAGCTTAGTAAATTCACGGATAAATGTAGTCACGGCAAGCGTTGAAGCAAGTCTTCCGTTAGCCAATCCACTGATTCCATCAGCCAAGACCGCAATCGTCCCATGAGACGATGTTGCTGTCGAAAAGTAATCATCCTGTTCTTCTCGCCTGCCGATCGTCTGTCCATTTCCGATCTGGATGACGGGATTCATTTCTTCCCGGATCAAAGCTGCACGTAGACGAAACAAAAGAGTAATGGCAATGATCACGCCAAGGACGACCAGATACGGGATTGCGCCCTGTTGAAACATGCTCATCATTCCTTGCCTTTGTTGGAGTTGTCCCACTCGAAGTGAACACCGCACAGCGGGATGAAAATAAAGGTACTCTTTCCGAGCTGGAGCACATCGTACGCAGTAAGCTCGACTGGTGTGTACACGGCTTCATTGTTATGATAGGCAAGCCCCGACGCATCACCTGGGAGCAAGTAAAAGTTGCGTTTTTTCGGATCGTAGACAATTACCGCATGATTGCGGCGAGAGATCGCGTTGTCTCCGACGATTCGGATATGCATATCCTCTGCGCGACCGATGAAGTTCTTTTCCGCCATAATGCGGTAATCTTGACCTTGTTGTGGCCCCTCAATACATACCAGCCATCCGGTAACAGGTTCAATCCCTTCTGTTTCCCCCAGATATGGCATCGTCTTATCGTCGTCCGCCACTCTCGCCAGTGCTTTGTTGTCCGGTTTCGCCCCAGGCTCGACGACCATACTGCAATAAGGGCAGGTGCTTCCGTGTTTTCTGGTGCTAAACATGTGACCATTTGCGCATCTTGTCAAACTCATTCTTCTGCTCCCCCGTTTCGTTCCGTGCAAGGACGATATGTATGTGTAAAAGCGATGTTTCCCCCGTTGTTATTTCAGCAACAAGCGGGTATTGGCTATGTAAATGATGTCGCCAGCCTTCACTTTATGCGGCTGTTCAATCTCTAGCTTGCTCTTGTCGCGTTTGTTCGGCTGCTTGATGCCCGTACCGTTTTTGGAATGAATATCCTCGATGAACCAGTCCCCGGACGCTTGATTCAGAACCGCATGCTGCTTACTGATCAAGGCAGCGTATTCCGCGTCCGCCAAGTCGATGTCAACCTCGTTTTGCGCGGAGCTTTTGCCGATCAAAAGGGAGGTCTCCCCTTGGATCAACCACTCCTTCACGCTCTCTCCCTCTTCATCTAATAGAACCAGTTTGGTGACGCCATCCTCTTTCTTTGGCTCCGGTTCGTCGGGGCTTCCGAATCTGACGATTATGACCCCGAACAAAAAGAGTCCGAAGGCGATTCCTGTAAAAATTTTCAGAGCGTTGCTGTCCGTATAACCAAAGACATAAATGAGTGCACTAATCACAAGAACGGAAATCAACAGCTCTATGAGCTTCACTCTGATGGACTTTTGGTATCCTTTTTTCTTCGCCACGTCTTAACCCCCAATCAACTACCTCAAAATGCTCTTGTTCAAAAATTTGTCTTTTCAGCACCGAGAAAGTTACGTGAACTTAAAGAAGAAGGAGCGCAGTGTAGGGGACCTACATGAGCACCGGACTTCAAAGGTGAACGTAAATTTCGATGCCGAATGAACTTCGAGAATGACTTCGTGATCAAAAGACGAATTTTTGACTTCCTTTTAAGAAAAATGCTCCGAGCTTTGGGAGAATGGTGTATGTATGGACATCCATCCAAAGACAGGAGCAGGTTGCTACTACCTCTATGTCATGAAAGAGCTGTCATCCAAGCCCGATTTTTCCTTCTTATTTTTTCTTCATGCGGAAAAACTGTTCAAACATATCTGTTGTATCCAGTGGATTTTTCTTTTCGGATTTCATGGTGTTTGGGTTAACCTCACCCGTCTTCGGATGAAAACCAAAAAATCGTTCAAAGGTGCTCCCCAAATCTTCGAAGTTCACACCTGGTGCAGACTGTGCTTGCTGTTTGCTTTGTCCTTGTTTTGTGCTGCTTGTATGACTGGTCTGCTGTTGCTTCTTCTGCTGAAAAGCTTCGTAACGCGCGTCGTACGCCTCGCGCAAGGCCGGGTCTTGCAATGTCTGATAGGCCTCGGTAATTTCTTTAAAGATTCGCTCTGACTCCATGCTCCCGGCATTGACATCCGGATGATGCTGCTTTGCCAGTTGACGGTATGCTTTTTTGATGTCATTCGTGGAAGCTTGTTTGGTTAGCCCCAGAATCTCGTAATAATTTTTCATGTGCGCACCCTCTGTCTGGCAATGATTTTCGTTATTTTGTAGAGCCGTACCTCGAACACGGCTTTCGAGGTACGGCTCTTCCTACCTTACTTCTCTCAAAACCTAAACAGCGTAGCCGCCTTCGATTTTGGTGAATTCGGTTTTGTCTTTCTTTTGCTTGATGAAGATGCTGAATGTTCCTACACCCTCGGTATCGCCGAAGCTCTCGTTGTAATCTACTACGAATGCGTTCGGGAAGTAGATTTTGCGGATCACTTGATCAGCAGCGATTACTTCCAATGTTACTTTGCGGTAGCAATCCGCTTTTTCTGCTGGTACCAAAGACCAGAGAGCCAGCTTCATGGTGTCATCCGCACTGTCACCATCTGTTGCAGTGATGATTTTGCCAGTCAGTCTCAGTGTTGCACCCACATCTGTGGAGCGCGCGTTGGAATCGTCTGGCGTGTCAGTGTCGTACTTTACTGTCTGAATGTTGTCCATGCCCAGTTCAATTGTTTCAGAACCTTCTACTTTGAGTCGAAAACCCATGGATAAAACCTCCTTGAAATGAGATCTTGCTCTCGAAATACCTGATTGGCTTCGAGGCTTATGTGTAAGGGTGCGTTTTGGGAAACACACCTCTAACCACCTGCGTAATGTGTCAAAAAGTTTCATAAACAGCTCTCCAGGGGATCAATGCTATGCTTTGACCGGAGTCGTTCCTTTGGTGATGGTGACCTCCAGGTTTTTCACATTGCCGTTGAACACCAGATCGATATGGCACAGATTGCTCTTGTCATCGATGATGTAGCTCATGTCATCGCCGTCGTGAATAATGGAGTTCACGAAGCCGCGTGTGCCCAGCCATTTGCTTTTTTGGCTGCTCGGATTGTTGCTGAAGAACTTCACGATGTTATCGTGTTTGAAATCACCCGTCTGGAAGCGGAGAATCCGCTCGATATAGGTGCTGACAAGTGTCTTGTAGATGGAATCAAAGCCGTCCTCTGCCATAGCGAGGCTGCGTGCCTTGTACACCGTAATTCGCTTGATATCTTTGCCTTGAATTTGTGCATTTTCCGAAGAGAAGACGAATCCAAAGTTTTTGCGGTTGATGGAATCTTTGATGTTGTTGGTGAAGCCGGAGATTTCTTTGGCCATTGTGGTAATGGCGCGCAATCCATTTTCACCTGCTTCGATGTCAAAGCGCACACCCGGATATTCGCGGCTAACCACTTTGAAGGTTTCGCGCAAGTATTCTGGACACTGGTACGCTGCCACGATACCAGCAGCTACATAGCTGGCACCGACATAAACACCCTCGATCCACAGCTTCAGGATGTCTTCTTTTTCCTGGGACAGCTTCACGCCGTCTTCGGTTTGCAGCATTCTGCTGTCGATGACAACTCCTGATTTATCTTTGGGAATAATCGTGAAGTTTGGAATGCACGGGATTGCGAATTCACTGAATTCCTTGCGCACCAGAATTCCGCACTTGTCGATGTATTTATCAATGCCCGCTGTCGCCATGCTGTTGAAGGTGGTTTCTTCACCTGTACTGAAGCTGAAGAACACTTGCACCTTGAAGTCCTTGACGACCTGGAGCAGCATGGTGAGCGATTCCATCGTATTGCCGTCCTGCTTGACGACTTTTTCGTTGCCACGGAAACGCTCGCGAGTCACTTGTGCTTTTCCGGAGGAATCCATATCAACGGATGGAACGATTCCAAACCAGATCGTATCTGTGAAGTCGTTTTTCGCGTTGACCGTGTTCAGATAGGTCTCCAAACGTGGAATGTTGCTGCTTTTCACGAGCATGTCGAGCTTCGTATTCGTGAT
The window above is part of the Brevibacillus brevis NBRC 100599 genome. Proteins encoded here:
- a CDS encoding molecular chaperone; this translates as MSTYSYKLHLQKGSSGDGNQRNHPGEATYTRDELMEMTTFQLRNICYKEKLVGSVVNNLDREGLLHTILRFRGAEENLLIESTVPGGVERLEAVLHKYLNTPMPGVDVIKIPAKMCLYMGLAIGRLDNYHVESSKGLSESNVLLVNDHMELCGILHLRKEKDDRRAGHFTLHACQDAQLRKTVNQNYSLLFFRKQDSEYLYKAYHQDHPLPPVNLHYYKVPVTDLEIRELEETDAILAIDFGTSSTTAGAFLDHQYVSSPSSNDLLNGRIRLNAINYVSFPDTTQKNEEWIEVLPTAVSVADCSSPHDVRFHIGYEALRHMKKNGYSTNATVFQGIKRWVNSYHKIEEVMDSQGNTATVKRSDILRQYLLHVIQMAEHQFKCRFRHLHITSPVKLKTQFLEMFTEILPEYRIESEHALDEGMAVLFNTIADQIDKNSFLDGETYQALVIDCGGGTTDLSSCHFRIEDGHISYRIDIDTTYENGDTNFGGNNITYRIMQFMKIVFADYYGKGRQVTDIDQIIDIPGSEIFRYVDEYGVDSIYERFEARYREAEAILPTRYKEYENKSRDEYQRVRNNFHFLWDLADHMKKEFFRQTGILRNRFTSDTENRQEPDLKLTAVERWVLSIREDGRFRDVFDFPDVVFNAKEINHLIKADIYEILRVFLDDFYQQGRLAEFSIIKLTGQSCRIDVFREALKEFVPGRSIEFRQKSEDAGKVPDLKLSCLRGALRYQSAKKAGFIEAQITNHAPIVPYSVTAFTHNKQERVLIHSQEKLSLVHGSISRPYGVSEVEFYLKENDGQLRQRYLYMDEPAQYKTVLYEDIASKYGTHIPQDETDSIQNGESKYFVFASGSEWGFHVVPVARLNEQLALGKKVFFAFESDLSELDFFDGMK
- a CDS encoding J domain-containing protein produces the protein MKNYYEILGLTKQASTNDIKKAYRQLAKQHHPDVNAGSMESERIFKEITEAYQTLQDPALREAYDARYEAFQQKKQQQTSHTSSTKQGQSKQQAQSAPGVNFEDLGSTFERFFGFHPKTGEVNPNTMKSEKKNPLDTTDMFEQFFRMKKK
- a CDS encoding FHA domain-containing protein; translation: MSLTRCANGHMFSTRKHGSTCPYCSMVVEPGAKPDNKALARVADDDKTMPYLGETEGIEPVTGWLVCIEGPQQGQDYRIMAEKNFIGRAEDMHIRIVGDNAISRRNHAVIVYDPKKRNFYLLPGDASGLAYHNNEAVYTPVELTAYDVLQLGKSTFIFIPLCGVHFEWDNSNKGKE
- a CDS encoding PP2C family protein-serine/threonine phosphatase; this encodes MRKDNSEFITGFLSESGSFVRNKDYFAYAQLDDIACWVIARGLDNDQEVESAELAAKSVLGYFLQKPSISRYRIRRYLQEAHRVLQAESHRVRLKASLTVIVTDYARVRYGVAGNTRMYQFRNGRLQWQSKDQSLAQQMVDGEEIAEDALDQHEERHNLLSYLGTPNEFRPFVSKKLPLYDGDVFLLATPGLWEKVNPAEMQDGLQEAKDPEAWIDTLEDVLLSKQEHVVQNYTAAAIFANKIFKTDPQKKWRIIKRVALILLVLALAGGGALLFKMKEAERIADAATGMFEHETAGDAFIAEGDYPKALKAYSDARNAANIVKNKIQATLLAKKIRITQLIVDGDTAVKDEQYTKALDKYDKALKEMKGRDDFNESEILEKKEKTQSYVLVMQWKKEGDLLFEGQDYAGAEAYYQKARKLALETSFVTGEKELRTKLDEVASKKTGIDKEKKTLDGDKLEKQGDESYAAQDFEGAIQSYTMAQEIYQEIGVLEKVLAMERKVTKAEEKLNPPAAPSSAGAPAGQPSVQGTGAGSQPPAVQVNQGAPVNQTAPANQTAPVNQTAPVNQTAPTNQTAPINQAVPVNPVAPMYQLVPVPPVVPTNQAAPPAATAPATQPVQPPQANPPATANPTQEEAAKTP
- a CDS encoding PP2C family protein-serine/threonine phosphatase, whose product is MFQQGAIPYLVVLGVIIAITLLFRLRAALIREEMNPVIQIGNGQTIGRREEQDDYFSTATSSHGTIAVLADGISGLANGRLASTLAVTTFIREFTKLDNPKHISLFFSRAAFLANSEILQALRGSRGGTTLVAGVIVEDKLYWGAVGDSIITVFRNGEFIPINQKDIYESVLEARFLSGEITKDEALEHPQKKQLINYLGYDNFQNIEIGREPFPLEKGDKVILCSDGVYDTLTEMELEQILFQNIAAHDAADQIIEAVESKQKANQDNATILILEKGW
- a CDS encoding FHA domain-containing protein; this encodes MAKKKGYQKSIRVKLIELLISVLVISALIYVFGYTDSNALKIFTGIAFGLFLFGVIIVRFGSPDEPEPKKEDGVTKLVLLDEEGESVKEWLIQGETSLLIGKSSAQNEVDIDLADAEYAALISKQHAVLNQASGDWFIEDIHSKNGTGIKQPNKRDKSKLEIEQPHKVKAGDIIYIANTRLLLK